The stretch of DNA gccggaCAGACTAAAATTAATTATTGATCCTTATACTAAACACATTTCTGGTCatatcaaattcaaacaaataaaacactACATTAAAACGTTGGCAACAAACATCCAAGGGGTTATTTTGTCCATATAGGGTGCGATGCGTTGCTTGCCGAAAGAAAACAGATTGTCTGGTTGATCTACCTGGAGCGTTGATTCGAAGCTTGCCCAAAAGTTCTACACAGTCAAGATGATTGCTGAGaagttcgaaaatcaacagtCTCTGGAGAAACTCACGTCGTTTTTGCAGTGTCGGTAAGTGAATCAGTGCGCAGCGTTCTTCGTATGAGGTCAGATGTGGGTCGTGGGGAGATGTTGAAGAGCATATCGAATGAAACTTTTCTGCACACGTTCCAGGCGAGTGATGTGAACAGTGTGGTATGGGGCCCAAACAGTAACACCGTATTCCAATATACTGCGTACGAGAGACACATACAACGCTTTGAGACAATAGACATCTCTAAATCCCTGAGTGTGGCGTCTAATGAATCCGAGAACGGCAAAAGCCTTAGCGGTAGCCGTTGCAATATGCTCCGTAAATTTAAGCTTGTTGTCGAGTACGAGACCTAGATCTTTGACGGCTGCAACTCTTTCCACTTCGTTCGATCCCATCGTATATTCAAAGGCGATTGGTGAGTAAAGCCGCGAAAATGTTATCGCGTGACATTTCCTGATGTTCACTTCCATGCCATTTATTGAGCACCAGTCCGGTAGAGCATCTACATCCATTTGAAGAGCGCAGCAGTCCATAAATGATGTTACTACTCGAAACAATTTCAGGTCATCTGCATACATTAACTTAGGTGATTTAAGAACAGCGCAAATATCGTGAATGAAGAGTACGAATAGAAGTGGACCTAAGTGACTGCCCTGCGGCTATTTTTGAAATAGCTGGAAAAATTCGAGAAAATCTAAAGAAAGCTGgaagaatcgattttttcttttctctcaattttatttttattaacaaTCAAAATTAAGATACGCAGTACCAGTGTCTGAGGCGCCATAATCGCCCtaatggtgaacattttgtaaagGTGCTTggataaagtgaccagatggtcagaggtctaacgcgggacacaaaaaacaaaacgttatgtatatacgttatgtgaacataaaccatagtttagcgagtctaaactgatcagtattatttcattctgagtatcggcactcagttgtgatttttcggtggtttagattttgtttacgctcgaaaatcactcgctcaatcagagaatttacgcctggcaagcacgacttaaattctacaattttcttcaaattaccgaatggaatactcgaacattccaattaatttttcatcgacacaaaaaaatggactaatttcggatggcgatgaaagataatttataggaacaaattttctttaaatcttacgtttattaagtctacaacaaaaatgattcaaggctgttgattcgcagcagcagcactgtcaagcaacttgatgatttttccatactgcaagctccaccccgcagtgaaggagttggacatcctgaggcactttgtgtccgccagatatagccgatctggtatttacaatatcatctctttgccgctccttaagccgggagatcgaagcagccgtggagaagaatctggccgaaatggacatttttatgcggaagcgtccgacgaagaccggccgtatctgagcagcaggcaatcacccagaaggagtagcttgaggtgctggtgaaaaacttcttttcgtactcatagtgaaagacgagacgtacttgatgctagaattcaacgaatggcaggggaccgggcaCTTTACGTTcgccaggtaagcgatgatgtcgaatatatcattcgcatcaagttctcgaagaaggtccttctctgacagacgtgaagggaatgtccaagccgctattctttcgagtcatatggtgaacggggagatatatagtacgaagtgcttgccggagttgggaaggtgatttggtgtttatgccgaacctgggatcagcccattatgccaaaagatcactggaggatggatcggctggagataaaccttgtcgcgaagaccaccaaccttctcaACATgccccagctgcgcccgatagaaacttttgggcgaatggtcaaaatagagagacagacgaccccaaaaccacgaaaaggtaaaataacacccCGATAtaaatcttttcatcggccatggttcaggttccggccaacttccgtaagaccgcccagtgcTTCATTtatgatacttcatcaaacaactttgcctcttcctgtcgagtatacactactACTTCCGGCTtctttaaaacgttaagccctgaccgagctagaggaccaaagatgaacttttcgtctgactcacgttggttccagcggatcaatagggtacttttataaaaatcattttccaattttgttgctatcgcttccagttgacactctctaaacaaaaagcctaaTGTCGGTGctaaccagctcaacgtattaattttggatgcattagacTAAGCCCACCAATGGTCGCTAAACCGCAATTCGAGCACATACAGCAACGAATACCGCAACTTGACAGCGCACCAACGGTTGCTTAGTGCGTCGGGGAAATAGCGTTCGAGCAGCAGAGCAGCAACGAGTTCATAAATATGGCGACTCGATAGCAACCCAAGCAATCGTTGCTatcgatgaaaacaaaaataaaaacaaacgacgtAAGACGTCAGTCACAACAGTTACGCGAACGGACATcgttgttttgttgagttttgtGGTATTTTTACACTTCGCCGATAATGAGTGCTATGAAATCGCGAGGAAAAAATTGGTGTCCAGATGAAGACGAAGCTCTATGCCGGGCTTGGCTTGATGTGTCGCAGGATGCAGCCGTTGGAATTAACCAGAGAGCGGACAATCTGTATGACCGTATTCATACCAAGTTTTTGGAAATTTGCGTGGATAACGGTGTCATATCCATCCCGGAACGTAATTCCAACAGTTTAAAAAACCGGTGGCATCATATTAATAAATGTGTCAGCAAATTTGCTGGTTGTCTGGCTCAAATTAATGGCCGACAGCAGAGTGGCGCTTCTCCGGAAGATGCTTTCAAAAAAGCGCTGACCCTATATGCAACATCAGAAAAAACTCCGTTCAATCTGGTCAATAGCTACCGGATTTTGGAAAGTGCCCCGAAGTGGCAACAATATCACAGTGGAAAggtaatttgtttttgtttcccaaGAAGGTAGTTTCAACATATTTTTCTTCGACTGTATTTCGCTTGTCCCGagggaaaaatctttttattaGAAACTTCCAAGAAATAGCTCGGTGAAATTTATTAAATCATCCATTAATTTCATTCCTTTCTTGCAGGCTCCAAATAgatcacaatgtatgaatgacCTCGAAACTGAAGAATTCCGTGATGAAGTAACTACTGGAGAAACATCATCCTCAAGTGCGCTCCGTTCAATAGGCAGGGATGCAGCCAAGAAGCAAAAGAAATCAGAACTCGATTTGGTCAAATCTGGTAGGCTTTTAGCAGCAACCGCTCAAGCAAAGCTGGCCGATAGCATTGAAAGAACCAAGATATTAAAAAGATTGGTTAACCATTCGATAATATCTGTGAATCTGAACGGATTGAGTGATGTAGCGAGGGAGTATTACGCTTTAGAGCAGCAACGTATTTTGTCAGAACTGCGAAGCGAAGAACCTGGTTCCTTTTCAGAAGCTGGTTCTCAGGAAGACGTACTTGAAAATATATCCGATGAAGATGTTGTcaatgaaaatattgattaatttTCTGATGTTTGTAGCTAGCTAACTCTCAATGTGTTGAGAAATCTTTTTCGAATGTGTCATAatttatttgtttgaatttaaatgataaatttcagaattaaaataatatatcagACAGCCATgtgacaataaaaacaaataaaagtaaaaataagtaaTAAGTCCGTTTTATTAATTTCAATTATTGCTCTTCTCCCTTCTTGCTCCACAAATGCTCAATCAAATCATTTTGAAGCTGGTAGTGAATATTGAAATTGTGTACGTATTCAAAGCGTGTTAAAAATTCTGCATATACTGCTTCAGATCTCTCTGGAACAATGGAGTTTTCATTTTCATGCCTCTCAAATAGATGATCTCGTTCGTCTTCAATAACCATGTTATGAAGGATGATACAGGTGCGTATGATTGAAGCTAAATCTCCTTTATTCCAGAGCCTATAAATTATGCCAAACTGAGACATCAAGACTCCGAATGCGCGTTCCACATCCTTCCGTGTTGATTCCTGCATTGCTGCGGAGTGCTGGAAAATGCGGGAAAAATGAATGATTAAAATATATTGTAAATATATTGTGTTATTGTGATGAGGAATGTCGTAGATAGTCAAATCATACCTTTTTCTTCTGACCTACTGGCGATGCAATGGATTGTACAAGTGTGGCAAGAGCAGGATAAATGCCGTCGGCAAGATCGTATCCTGTGTGGTATGAACGCCCATTCACTACAAACTCTACAGGAGGAAGTCTATTGCTGTAAAGGCTGCCGAAAATCGGAGATCTTTCCATGACATTTATGTCGTTATTTGACCCCGGCATTCCGAAAAAAGCGTGCCATATCCAGAGATCATAAGAGGCAACTATTTCAAGAATTATAGTTGGCTTTTTTTCTTTCCCTTTATACTGCCCTGCCCAAGCAGTTGGACAGTTCTTCCACTCCCAATGGCAACAGTCCACCGAACCCAACATTCCAGGAAAGCCTCGTTCCTCTCCGATTCGCAACAGTCGAGCAATGTCAAAAGCTGTTGGGGAACGCAAAtacttttctccaaaaatttcaTTCACGGTTCGGCAGAATTCTGTTAAGCATTTGCGGGCAGTAGATTCTCCCATCCGGACATATTCGTCAATAGCATCAGATGGTGAACCATAAGCCAGTTGACGAATAGCTGCTGTGCATTTTTGGAGATTTGTTAATCCCCACTTGCCTGTCGCATCAGGTTTTTGGACGAAATACTCATTCTTTTCTTCAACTGCCGTAGCTACAGTTACAAATAAACTCCTGTTCATGCGAAACCGGCGACGAAAATGCTTATCTGTGTACACAGGAGCTTCTGAAAAGTAATCAGCGAATAGTCTCTGGGCACCATCATGTGCTTGCCGATCAATATTTGGACGTTTTCCGACTTGCGATCCACCTCGTCTTTCAGATCCTACATCGACTGCATTCTGTGCATTCGTCATCCACTGTTGCACGACCTCCATTTCTTCATCACTTGAATCTAGAAAAGATTGTAACACAACTTCGTCCAGCATTTCACTTTTAATTTATACGAATCGACGCGATGAAGAGCAAAACACCTAACTGTCACAGTCGTCGTTCAATCGATAGCAACGAATGTAGCAACTGCCGGTGGGAGAATCAAAACATATTATGGCCACCTTGGATGGCAACAACGAGTGTGAGAACTGGTACATTGGTAAAATGGCTCCCTGTCAAAACCGCTTGAAAATCAATTCCAAAAGCAACCATTGGTGGGGTTAGtcttagaagcgctcttgaacagtctgccaaataaaagtttttttttaattcatccatttaagaaaatcaacatgatcaaattgtgatattgaaatatattgatatcgcgggacattttcgtttcttttgccaaatgcgggacgtttcgcgggacggaatcttacgcgggacattttgttgaaatgcgggactgtcccgcgtaacgcgggaagTCTGGTCAGTTTATGCTTGGAGGTTACTATCGCGAATTTCAGTACcgcgaatataaaaaaaaacaatctcgAGTTTCTATGCGGCTCGTGCCGGCCAGTTCAATATCCGCGTGACGTAAATTCCGCGTAATAAAATTATTGTTTACCATAATATTGGGtgggaaaaaaaagtcatatagtgtaaatatatggcaacacttaaacatatcttgtgttgtacttatcgcatcgggtcatactatacggctattcaaagacgacaatctgtgctacaagtgtcgttttgacagtgttgtgattgtccttttcagtctcaagttagagcgcgtcaaagatgttgttcaccaagcaagaaattagccatattttacgtttttactacctgcggggtaaaactgcaacgaaggcggccgaaaaaattcttgtagtttatggacccgatactgtaacgattcgcacagcacagcgttggtttgatcgatttcgttctggtgtagtggctgtcgaagatacaccccgtactggtaggccaatcgtcgtgaaaaccgataaaatcgttgaaatcatccaagtagaccggcatgtgagcactcgctcgatggGCCAGGAActaggtatagaccataaaaccgtttggaaccatttgcagaagattgaattccaaaaaagctggatgtatgggagccacacgagttgacgcaaaaaaaatcttttagaccgctGCTGAAAcgaaacgaactcgacccatttttgaagaagatggtgactggtgacgaaaagtggatcacgtacgacaacctaaagcgaaaaaagtcgtggccgaagcgcggtgagccggcccaaaccatcaccaagcccggattgacggccaggaagggtttgctgtgtgtttggtgggattggaagggaatcatccactatgagctgctcaactatggccagaccctcaactcggttctctagtgagcagcttgaccgtttgaagcaggcgattgaccagaagcggccagaaatgatcaataggaatggtgttgttttccaccaggacaacgcttggcctcacacatctttgatgacccgccagaagctacgggagctcggatgggatgtcctattgcacccaccgcatagtccggacctggctccaagttgttatcatctcttccggtccatgcaaaacgctcttggtgatactaagttggcctcaaagaaggcttgcgaaaactggctgtctgagttttttgcaaataaggaggggggttttataaggggggatagTGAAGttaccttctaaatggcaacaagtttgcgaacaaaacagcgcatatttgacttaaattggataattttaagtatgttaaataaagcgtcaaatttcgatcagaaatacgacatttctttttccccaaccaacCCCAACTGTTGTCTAAAAAGAAGGGTGATCAAAACGCATTCTGGTAAAGATGGCGAAGTAAGATCTACGATGATTTAAGCATCTAGCAgggtgtgctcccttggccgagtggttagcgtcataactaatagcgaattcgtttttgttcagtttcaaccctagtgccgcactaactgctgtcaaaacgtttttttattcactcagtttcgcactcagtgtcgcactagttcgccccgaaagctgttagtttcgcactgagatgtttcacgggttggcactcgggttcaccaatacaactatactgaactgtcaagttccgggtattgttttggaaaatctgaaaataaagactatgaaaatgctgcttcttttgcttttgtatttttggaatcgtaatccaattcggattctgattttgaagagtatattcgagtagacagcattaagctacgtgttctttcattgggaggcggaaATAATGaaggatattcaggtggaataaacctgctttcaaaatcatgatctaatgataattttatattataatagtaattatttgtggatcaaacaggaaatgcattgaCAAATGGTTATAGTGAGTgttagaactacatgtgttagggaatcaaacaatatgaagtaaacattttcattcaaacttttatatttttacactgcacttggtccttctgatctgata from Toxorhynchites rutilus septentrionalis strain SRP chromosome 3, ASM2978413v1, whole genome shotgun sequence encodes:
- the LOC129779987 gene encoding uncharacterized protein LOC129779987, translated to MSAMKSRGKNWCPDEDEALCRAWLDVSQDAAVGINQRADNLYDRIHTKFLEICVDNGVISIPERNSNSLKNRWHHINKCVSKFAGCLAQINGRQQSGASPEDAFKKALTLYATSEKTPFNLVNSYRILESAPKWQQYHSGKAPNRSQCMNDLETEEFRDEVTTGETSSSSALRSIGRDAAKKQKKSELDLVKSGRLLAATAQAKLADSIERTKILKRLVNHSIISVNLNGLSDVAREYYALEQQRILSELRSEEPGSFSEAGSQEDVLENISDEDVVNENID